Below is a genomic region from Nitrospiraceae bacterium.
GCGTAGCCGAAGGTTCAATCCGGACTCGGCGGGTGTCATCAACCACTTCAATAGGCTGCGTGATCTTTAAATAAGACTGGCGGCGGTTCTGTGAGACAATGCCAGCAGACTGGATCAATCGAACGAAGGGTGCCGCGCTCCCATCCATGACAGGGGCTTCGCCGGCGTCGAGTTCCACATAAAGATTATCGATATCGAGTCCCGCCAATGCGGCGAGGACATGCTCAATGGTCTTCACCTGAAACCCATTTCCACTGATCGCAGTACAGAGCTCTGTGGGTACCAGATGTTTGATGGAAGCAGTGAGAGAGGCGCCGGCCTTCCCATTGCGATTGACGAAGACCACGCCCGTATCGACTGGAGCAGGTCGAAAGGTAAGGGTGACAGACTGCCCGGAATGGAGCCCAACCCCCGAACAACTCACAATACTTGCGATAGTTTGCTGAAGCCTCACCAGGTTACCTCGATAATTTCCACCGAGACACTCAGCAACTCGTATGCCAGCAGATTTCTCAAGAAATAATCTCATAAGCAATTGAAAATACATGACAAATAATCCAATATAGCAATTGACATCAATGTTGTAAAAACGTGACATGTGTGACTTTTTCAAATGAAACAAGGCACTTGTACCCGTGCAATGGGCTATCAAGAGCCTTGTTGTATTGCCTAACCACAAACAGAGCGGCCTCGCTTCAGGATTATTTTCTTGGTCCTATTGGTAGTGGAATCTATGTCCGTTGACGGAGTTCTTGTCCAGCTGAAATCTATCCGACTCGAAGCCCTATGGTCGTGGGTCCAGTTCGATGAGTCCTTTGCGGATGGCAAGGATTGCAGCTTGCGTGCGGTCGTAGACCTGGAGTTTATGAAAGATGTTGCGGACGTGGTTCTTGACCGTTTTCTCGCTGAGATCGAGACTGTTGGCAATTTCCTTGTTCGTCTTTCCATCAGCGACGAGGCGCAACACAGTAATCTCCCGTTCGGTGAGATCGTGTTCCACCCAGGCCGGCTTCTTGCCCTTTTTCTGCGCCATCAGCGAAAACTCCGCCAAGATCTTGCTGGCAACGGAGGGATGAATGAGGGATTCACCTCTGTAGATCGCCCGGATGGCAGCCACGATCTGTGAGGATTCTGAATCCTTGAGCAGATACCCTGTCGCCCCAGCCCGTACCAGGTCGAAAATGTATTGCTGCTCCTCATACATGGTCAGGGCGACGATGCCGATATGGGGAAACTCGCGCTTGATCTGCCGTGTGGCCTCAACACCACCCATGCGGGGCATGCTCACATCCATCAGGATCACGTCCGGGAGCAAGGCTTTTGTTTTTTCCACGGCTTCTATCCCATCCTGTGCCTCGCCCACCACGTTGATGTCGTCCTTCGCTTTGAGGATGGCTGCCAGTCCTTCTCTCACGACACGATGGTCGTCGGCGATCAATACCTTAATTTTTTCCATTGCGTGCTGCCTCCTTGTTCACCAATGGGATATCGACCACGATCGTCGTACCGCGTCCTTTCCTCGATTCGATTCTTCCTTCACCCCCGACCAGCCGGGCCCGCTCGATGATGCCGCGAATGCCAAAGTGGTCCCATTTCTCGGGGTCACGCAGCACCGTCTCCATGTCGAACCCGACGCCCGTGTCGCGGATCGTGATTCTCAGGTGTTCGAGCGCGATATCGAGTTCGACCGACACGCGGTCGGCTTTCGCATGCTTTTGTACGTTGCTGAGGGCTTCCTGGACGATTCGGAAGAGGAAGATCTTCGTCCTCGGAAACAGAATCTGCTCGTCACCGGAAACGCGAAATGCCGTGCGAATGCGATATTGCGTTTCGTAGGACTTGAGGTAATTCGTTAATGCGGGAATCAGTTCCATCTTGTCGTACTGAAGGGGGCGCAAATTGAAAATGACCTGGCGCGCTTCCTGAATGGCGAGTTTGAGTTGGGCCTTGGACTCCCGGAGCGTCACCAGACTGGCCCGCGGATCCTTCCGCAAGAGCTGCTGGCACAGATCGAGCTTGAAGTTGACCCCCGCGAGGCTTTGAACCAATCCGTCGTGGATTTCACAGGCGATGCGGGTCCGCTCTTCAGTCACTGCGGCTCCGGTCTCCTTGACATAGAGGCGATAGAGCGACTGATACTTATTGAGAGTTTTTTCGATTTCCGCTGTCGCCCGAATGCGGGCCTCGATGAGCTGCCACATGAATTTGGCGCTGGCTCCGCCGATCACTGTCACGCCCATGCGGTGAAAGTCCTGTAAGAACTGCCCCACGTCGGGGTTTCCCGTGACGTCGATGAGCAAATCCATCTGCTCCAAATCCAGGAGTTCGCGATAATCCTTCGTGACGGGAATTTTCAAACGTTTGGCCAGATTCAGTCCGAGGGCCTTCGGATTAATCTCAGCCACGCCGATGATCTCCACCAAGGGATCATTGGCAAAAATCTCCATGAGCGCGGTTCCGCCACGTCCCGCACCGATGATGCCCACATGGGTGGTTCCCGGCGTGTTGGCTGTTTGCGGCGATCGAGCAAGTTTTAGGCGCGTCGTTGGCATCTCAGCCCTTATAACATAAAGCACGCGGACGCATGACCGGAGACAGGAATTCACCCGAGGATGAACACGCGAAGGCGAAGAGAGGATAGACGAGCGCGGTGGCGTCACCGTTCTCGGCGCTGCTGGGCCAACGATCTCAGCTCGTCCATGAATTGGTCGATGTCTTTGAATTCACGATAGACCGAGGCAAATCGGACATATGCGACCTGATCCAGTTGATGAAGCTCCTTCATCAATTCTTCGCCGATGACTCGACTTTCAATTTCCGTTTCACCCATCTCCTGGATTCGTTTTTCGATCCGGTCTGTCACAGTTTCGATCGTGGCGATGCTAATGGGACGTTTCTCGCACGCTTTCTTGAGACCGGCCAGGATCTTGGTGCGGTCGAAGGTCTCCCGCCGACCATCTTTCTTGACGACCATTGGCAGAACTTCCTCGACCCGTTCATAGGTCGTGTATCGGCGTTTACACCCAAGACACTCGCGTCGACGGCGAATGACCTCGCCCTCTTTCGCCATGCGCGAATCCACCACCTTGTCTTCGATTTCATCGCAGAACGGACATTTCACAGGTGGCGACTCTACCTTATCAGACGATCAATAGGTGTGAAAGATGGGAAACCGTCCACACAGAGCCTTGGCCTGGGTACGGACTTCATCGAGCACTGCAGGGTCTTGTCGGTGCTGCAGGACGCGGTCGATCAATGTCACGATTTCCTTCATTTCGGACTCGCGCATGCCGCGTGTCGAGACGATCGGGGTACCCAACCGGATGCCGCTGGCGATCGCAGGGGGCTTTTCGTCATAGGGTACCGCGTTCTTGTTGACGATAATGCCGGCCGCGTCCAAGGCTGCATCTGCCTCTTTGCCGGTGATCCCCTTGTTCGTTAGGTTCACCAACATCAGGTGGGTGTCCGTTCCTCCCGACACAATCTTGTACCCTCGATCGAGCAGCCCTTGGGCCAACGTGCGGGCGTTCGCGATGACTTGCTGCTGATATCGCTTGAAGCCCGGAGAAAGGGCCTCTTTGAACGCGACAGCCTTGGCGGCGATCACATGCATCAAGGGCCCACCCTGCATTCCGGGGAAGATAAACTTATCGACCGCCTTCGCATGCTCCGCCTTGCACATCACTACCCCACCGCGGGGTCCACGGAGCGTCTTATGGGTGGTCGTCGTGACAAAGTCCGCGTAGGGGATGGGACTCGGGTGAAGCCCTGCCGCGATCAAGCCCGCGATATGGGCGATATCGACCATGAGGTAGGCACCTACCGACTTGGCGATGTCTTGAAACTTCGGAAAGTCGAGCGTGCGGGCGTAAGCACTGGCCCCGACCACGAGCATCCTGGGTCGACAGTCTTCTGCGAGCTTCCGCACCGTATCGTATTCGATGACTTCCGTCTGACGATCCACTCCGTACGAAAAGGCTCGGAAGATCATGCCAGAGAAATTGACCTTGCTGCCGTGGGTCAAATGGCCACCCTGTGCCAAATCCATCCCGAGAATAGTGTCTCCGGGTTTGAGGACGGAGAGGTAGGCTGCCATATTAGCTTGTGAACCGGAGTGCGGCTGGACATTGACATGTTCCGCGCCAAAGATCTGTTTGCAGCGCTGGATCGCTAATTCCTCGATGGTGTCGACATGCTGACATCCACCATAGTAGCGCTTGCCCGGATAACCTTCTGCGTACTTGTTCGTCATCAAGGAACCTTGCGCCGCCAGAACAGCAGGGCTGGCAAAGTTTTCCGAGGCGATCAAGAGCAGCTTTTCCCGTTGCCTTTGTTCCTCGGCCTCGATGGCCGCATAGACATCCAGATCTGTCGATTTGAGGACGTCTAACGAACCGACCGCGTCGTTCATCACAAGCTCTTCCTCGCTCAACTCTCGGTGGAAGCCGTCTCTGCGTCTTGTTTCTTGACCACGCGCACGGTGACGGCCGCAGTAACTTCTCGTGGAAGTTTGACTGGGACCGTAAAGGTGCCAAGTTCCTTGATCGGTTGAGCCAGCTGAATCTTCCGTCGATCCACCGTAAAACCCTGCTCAGCAAGCCCTTCCGCGATGTCCTTTGCCGTCACGGAGCCGAACATCTTGTCGTCCTTGCCTACTTGTGCATGCATGGTGAGGGTTACGGCAGACACTTTTTTGGCGTGCGCTTCAATTTCGAGTTTTTCCTTCTTGGCCTGCTCCGCCGCAACGCGCTTGATGTGCTCGAAGGCCTTGATGTTTCGGCTATTGGCCTCAACGGCTTTGTTTCTCGGAAGCAAGAAGTTCCGCGCGTATCCATCAGAGACGTTCACCAAATCGCCGAGATGGCCGACCCCATCCATGGTTTCCTGCAATATGACCTTCATACCCCTAACTCCTTCTGTTGGAAAGGAAAAGAGGATACTGGGGGGGCGACGAAAAGTCAATTCGCATTCTCACTGAATCGAGTTTGAATGTACGCGAATCCTTCCTCTTGGGCAGTCTCGGACCCGCGTCGGATGCTGGACAGTTTCGATCAGCCGCCCGTATCATGTCATGCGCTCATGGGCAACAACACGAGACCTACATGACCGCACGAGATCTCATCCAAGGGTGGGCCGCGAAGCTGGCCAAAGAGCAGAAGCAGATCGCGCCGGCCGGGTTGGACGATCCTATTCCCTCGGTGTCCGGTCGACTCTTGCAGAGTGTCGGCACACTCCATCTCTATGAATTGACACTCCCAGGGCCAAGGGTCGTGGAGATCGATACGCCTGTCACGATCATCCCTCCTGACGAGATGGAGC
It encodes:
- the lpxC gene encoding UDP-3-O-acyl-N-acetylglucosamine deacetylase — its product is MSRFYNIDVNCYIGLFVMYFQLLMRLFLEKSAGIRVAECLGGNYRGNLVRLQQTIASIVSCSGVGLHSGQSVTLTFRPAPVDTGVVFVNRNGKAGASLTASIKHLVPTELCTAISGNGFQVKTIEHVLAALAGLDIDNLYVELDAGEAPVMDGSAAPFVRLIQSAGIVSQNRRQSYLKITQPIEVVDDTRRVRIEPSATPRITYSIQYDHPLIQTQTYVYEHSVLAFEREIADARTFGFLNEVEALWARGLGRGGNLENTVVLSHDGILNESGLRFTNEFVRHKVLDLIGDFSLLGVPFIGHVVADRSGHAMHTRLVEQILDHPEKWVLLNGPDSAATSEPVPALAALRPASLIALQAS
- a CDS encoding response regulator transcription factor, translated to MEKIKVLIADDHRVVREGLAAILKAKDDINVVGEAQDGIEAVEKTKALLPDVILMDVSMPRMGGVEATRQIKREFPHIGIVALTMYEEQQYIFDLVRAGATGYLLKDSESSQIVAAIRAIYRGESLIHPSVASKILAEFSLMAQKKGKKPAWVEHDLTEREITVLRLVADGKTNKEIANSLDLSEKTVKNHVRNIFHKLQVYDRTQAAILAIRKGLIELDPRP
- a CDS encoding sensor histidine kinase yields the protein MPTTRLKLARSPQTANTPGTTHVGIIGAGRGGTALMEIFANDPLVEIIGVAEINPKALGLNLAKRLKIPVTKDYRELLDLEQMDLLIDVTGNPDVGQFLQDFHRMGVTVIGGASAKFMWQLIEARIRATAEIEKTLNKYQSLYRLYVKETGAAVTEERTRIACEIHDGLVQSLAGVNFKLDLCQQLLRKDPRASLVTLRESKAQLKLAIQEARQVIFNLRPLQYDKMELIPALTNYLKSYETQYRIRTAFRVSGDEQILFPRTKIFLFRIVQEALSNVQKHAKADRVSVELDIALEHLRITIRDTGVGFDMETVLRDPEKWDHFGIRGIIERARLVGGEGRIESRKGRGTTIVVDIPLVNKEAARNGKN
- the nrdR gene encoding transcriptional regulator NrdR gives rise to the protein MKCPFCDEIEDKVVDSRMAKEGEVIRRRRECLGCKRRYTTYERVEEVLPMVVKKDGRRETFDRTKILAGLKKACEKRPISIATIETVTDRIEKRIQEMGETEIESRVIGEELMKELHQLDQVAYVRFASVYREFKDIDQFMDELRSLAQQRRER
- the glyA gene encoding serine hydroxymethyltransferase codes for the protein MNDAVGSLDVLKSTDLDVYAAIEAEEQRQREKLLLIASENFASPAVLAAQGSLMTNKYAEGYPGKRYYGGCQHVDTIEELAIQRCKQIFGAEHVNVQPHSGSQANMAAYLSVLKPGDTILGMDLAQGGHLTHGSKVNFSGMIFRAFSYGVDRQTEVIEYDTVRKLAEDCRPRMLVVGASAYARTLDFPKFQDIAKSVGAYLMVDIAHIAGLIAAGLHPSPIPYADFVTTTTHKTLRGPRGGVVMCKAEHAKAVDKFIFPGMQGGPLMHVIAAKAVAFKEALSPGFKRYQQQVIANARTLAQGLLDRGYKIVSGGTDTHLMLVNLTNKGITGKEADAALDAAGIIVNKNAVPYDEKPPAIASGIRLGTPIVSTRGMRESEMKEIVTLIDRVLQHRQDPAVLDEVRTQAKALCGRFPIFHTY
- the rplI gene encoding 50S ribosomal protein L9, producing the protein MKVILQETMDGVGHLGDLVNVSDGYARNFLLPRNKAVEANSRNIKAFEHIKRVAAEQAKKEKLEIEAHAKKVSAVTLTMHAQVGKDDKMFGSVTAKDIAEGLAEQGFTVDRRKIQLAQPIKELGTFTVPVKLPREVTAAVTVRVVKKQDAETASTES